The proteins below come from a single Haliaeetus albicilla chromosome 22, bHalAlb1.1, whole genome shotgun sequence genomic window:
- the FKBP2 gene encoding LOW QUALITY PROTEIN: peptidyl-prolyl cis-trans isomerase FKBP2 (The sequence of the model RefSeq protein was modified relative to this genomic sequence to represent the inferred CDS: inserted 1 base in 1 codon; substituted 1 base at 1 genomic stop codon), which translates to MAAELWGWVLALALALAAEPGRKVQIGVRRRPEACGVRSRRGDLLHMHYTGHLEDGSQFDSSLXRDQPFVFSLGTGQVIKGWTRGILGMCEGEKRKLVIPPELGYGDRGAPPQNPRXALDPPPGGAVLIFEVELLKIERRPEL; encoded by the exons ATGGCGGCggag ctgtggggctgggtgcTGGCGTTGGCGCTGGCGCTGGCAGCGGAGCCGGGGCGGAAGGTGCAGATCGGGGTGCGGCGGCGGCCGGAGGCCTGCGGGGTGCGATCCCGCCGGGGGGACCTGCTCCACATGCACTACACG GGGCACCTGGAGGACGGCTCCCAGTTTGACAGCAGCC AGCGGGACCAGCCCTTCGTCTTCTCGCTGGGCACCGGCCAGGTCATCAAGGGCTGGACCAGGG gaattTTGGG GATGTGTGAGGGGGAGAAGCGGAAGCTGGTGATTCCTCCAGAGCTGG GCTACGGGGACCGTGgggcccccccccaaaatcccaggTGAGCTctggacccccccccag GGGGGGCCGTGCTTATCTTCGAGGTGGAGCTGCTGAAGATCGAGCGGCGGCCGGAGCTTTAG